The Mustela erminea isolate mMusErm1 chromosome 18, mMusErm1.Pri, whole genome shotgun sequence genome has a window encoding:
- the CD79B gene encoding B-cell antigen receptor complex-associated protein beta chain isoform X1: MAGLVLSPVPSNCLVLLLLLSAGALAAKTEDKYRDPKGSTCSGIRQNPRFIARKRGSTVEIRCYTEEPGTVSWLRKREMDLEPKLLLEEGDILQTRNDTFATLTIKGIHSQHSGIYICQQECPKGFLSKGCSTELRVMGLSTLAQLKRRNTLKDGIIMIQTLLIILFIIVPIFLLLDKDDGKAGMDEDHTYEGLNIDQTATYEDIVTLRTGEVKWSVGEHPGQE, from the exons ATGGCCGGGCTGGTGCTGTCTCCCGTGCCCAGCAACTGTCtggtgttgctgctgctgctttcag CAGGTGCGCTCGCAGCCAAAACAGAAGACAAGTACCGGGATCCCAAAG GAAGCACTTGCTCCGGCATCCGGCAGAACCCACGCTTCATAGCCCGGAAAAGGGGCTCCACGGTGGAAATCAGGTGCTACACTGAGGAGCCGGGGACCGTGAGCTGGCTCCGGAAGCGGGAGATGGACTTGGAGCCCAAGCTGCTGCTGGAAGAGGGCGACATACTGCAGACCCGGAACGACACCTTCGCCACGCTCACCATCAAAGGCATCCATTCCCAGCACAGCGGCATCTACATCTGCCAGCAGGAGTGCCCAAAGGGGTTCCTGAGCAAGGGCTGCAGCACTGAACTGCGAGTCATGG GGTTAAGCACCTTGGCACAGCTGAAGCGGAGGAACACACTAAAAGATGGCATCATCATGATCCAGACACTGCTCATCATCCTTTTCATCATCGTGCCCATCTTCCTGCTGTTGGACAAG GATGACGGCAAGGCTGGGATGGATGAAGACCACACCTACGAG GGCCTGAACATCGACCAGACGGCCACTTATGAGGACATAGTGACTCTGCGGACAGGAGAGGTGAAATGGTCAGTCGGGGAGCACCCAGGTCAAGAGTGA
- the LOC116577648 gene encoding somatotropin isoform X2, whose translation MAAGPRNSVLLVFALLCLPWPQEVGAFPAMPLSSLFANAVLRAQHLHQLAADTYKDFERAYIPEGQRYSIQNAQAAFCFSETIPAPTGKDEAQQRSDVELLRFSLLLIQSWLGPVQFLSRVFTNSLVFGTSDRVYEKLKDLEEGIQALMRELEDGSPRAGQILKQTYDKFDTNLRSDDALLKNYGLLSCFKKDLHKAETYLRVMKCRRFVESSCAF comes from the exons ATGGCTGCTG GTCCCCGGAACTCCGTGCTCCTGGTGTTcgccctgctctgcctgccctggCCTCAGGAGGTGGGCGCCTTCCCGGCCATGCCCTTGTCCAGCCTGTTTGCCAACGCCGTGCTCCGGGCCCAGCACCTGCACCAGCTGGCTGCCGACACCTACAAAGACTTT GAGCGGGCGTACATCCCCGAGGGCCAGAGGTACTCCATCCAGAACGCGCAGGCCGCCTTCTGCTTCTCGGAGACCATCCCGGCGCCCACGGGCAAGGACGAGGCCCAGCAGAGATCC GACGTGGAGCTGCTCCGCTTCTCGCTGCTGCTCATCCAGTCGTGGCTGGGGCCCGTGCAGTTCCTCAGCAGGGTCTTCACCAACAGCCTGGTGTTCGGCACCTCGGACCGAGTCTACGAGAAGCTGAAGGACCTGGAGGAAGGCATCCAAGCGCTGATGCGG GAGCTGGAAGACGGCAGCCCCCGGGCCGGGCAGATCCTGAAGCAAACCTACGACAAGTTTGACACAAACCTGCGCAGCGACGACGCGCTGCTCAAGAACTATGGGCTGCTCTCCTGCTTCAAGAAGGACCTGCACAAGGCCGAGACGTATCTGCGGGTCATGAAGTGTCGCCGCTTCGTGGAAAGCAGCTGTGCCTTCTAG
- the CD79B gene encoding B-cell antigen receptor complex-associated protein beta chain isoform X2 produces the protein MAGLVLSPVPSNCLVLLLLLSGALAAKTEDKYRDPKGSTCSGIRQNPRFIARKRGSTVEIRCYTEEPGTVSWLRKREMDLEPKLLLEEGDILQTRNDTFATLTIKGIHSQHSGIYICQQECPKGFLSKGCSTELRVMGLSTLAQLKRRNTLKDGIIMIQTLLIILFIIVPIFLLLDKDDGKAGMDEDHTYEGLNIDQTATYEDIVTLRTGEVKWSVGEHPGQE, from the exons ATGGCCGGGCTGGTGCTGTCTCCCGTGCCCAGCAACTGTCtggtgttgctgctgctgctttcag GTGCGCTCGCAGCCAAAACAGAAGACAAGTACCGGGATCCCAAAG GAAGCACTTGCTCCGGCATCCGGCAGAACCCACGCTTCATAGCCCGGAAAAGGGGCTCCACGGTGGAAATCAGGTGCTACACTGAGGAGCCGGGGACCGTGAGCTGGCTCCGGAAGCGGGAGATGGACTTGGAGCCCAAGCTGCTGCTGGAAGAGGGCGACATACTGCAGACCCGGAACGACACCTTCGCCACGCTCACCATCAAAGGCATCCATTCCCAGCACAGCGGCATCTACATCTGCCAGCAGGAGTGCCCAAAGGGGTTCCTGAGCAAGGGCTGCAGCACTGAACTGCGAGTCATGG GGTTAAGCACCTTGGCACAGCTGAAGCGGAGGAACACACTAAAAGATGGCATCATCATGATCCAGACACTGCTCATCATCCTTTTCATCATCGTGCCCATCTTCCTGCTGTTGGACAAG GATGACGGCAAGGCTGGGATGGATGAAGACCACACCTACGAG GGCCTGAACATCGACCAGACGGCCACTTATGAGGACATAGTGACTCTGCGGACAGGAGAGGTGAAATGGTCAGTCGGGGAGCACCCAGGTCAAGAGTGA
- the LOC116577648 gene encoding somatotropin isoform X1, producing MFSAPGGRGRAGRKRASRCLGPSLALCVPLCAGPRNSVLLVFALLCLPWPQEVGAFPAMPLSSLFANAVLRAQHLHQLAADTYKDFERAYIPEGQRYSIQNAQAAFCFSETIPAPTGKDEAQQRSDVELLRFSLLLIQSWLGPVQFLSRVFTNSLVFGTSDRVYEKLKDLEEGIQALMRELEDGSPRAGQILKQTYDKFDTNLRSDDALLKNYGLLSCFKKDLHKAETYLRVMKCRRFVESSCAF from the exons ATGTTCTCagcccctggggggaggggaagggctggcAGGAAACGGGCATCTCGTTGTCTGGGCCCCAGCCTTGCCCTCTGTGTCCCTCTGTGTGCAGGTCCCCGGAACTCCGTGCTCCTGGTGTTcgccctgctctgcctgccctggCCTCAGGAGGTGGGCGCCTTCCCGGCCATGCCCTTGTCCAGCCTGTTTGCCAACGCCGTGCTCCGGGCCCAGCACCTGCACCAGCTGGCTGCCGACACCTACAAAGACTTT GAGCGGGCGTACATCCCCGAGGGCCAGAGGTACTCCATCCAGAACGCGCAGGCCGCCTTCTGCTTCTCGGAGACCATCCCGGCGCCCACGGGCAAGGACGAGGCCCAGCAGAGATCC GACGTGGAGCTGCTCCGCTTCTCGCTGCTGCTCATCCAGTCGTGGCTGGGGCCCGTGCAGTTCCTCAGCAGGGTCTTCACCAACAGCCTGGTGTTCGGCACCTCGGACCGAGTCTACGAGAAGCTGAAGGACCTGGAGGAAGGCATCCAAGCGCTGATGCGG GAGCTGGAAGACGGCAGCCCCCGGGCCGGGCAGATCCTGAAGCAAACCTACGACAAGTTTGACACAAACCTGCGCAGCGACGACGCGCTGCTCAAGAACTATGGGCTGCTCTCCTGCTTCAAGAAGGACCTGCACAAGGCCGAGACGTATCTGCGGGTCATGAAGTGTCGCCGCTTCGTGGAAAGCAGCTGTGCCTTCTAG